The following proteins come from a genomic window of Chanos chanos chromosome 15, fChaCha1.1, whole genome shotgun sequence:
- the LOC115828984 gene encoding endonuclease domain-containing 1 protein: MPYFQCYPVVLQVFTCFLLAAVWAEVQESFSPECREFLYMGTPPRGLEHPSLKKICQRYNGKARYVTLYDVVDHIPIYSAYTFKRSDGSKKVDIPWMYEPQLSSVSDPGDMQPFPQDHLHRSFEDAQAILEDYSDTVYFERGHLNPDEHQANPDDKAATYTLTNVVPQIREFNIGSWKQHEHTIRRRLNNYCRGTAYIVTGVTTSGGMIRRHNIKRVAIPTYLWSAYCCVDFDHNAPPGERSRFPAFASYGLNAKERSDVIEMSVQDLEDFLKKVTYVDKSFQIFYQNCEPNDSVMVGLK, translated from the exons ATGCCATATTTTCAATGTTACCCTGTTGTTTTGCAGGTGTTTACCTGCTTTCTGTTAGCGGCAGTTTGGGCAGAGGTGCAAGAGAGTTTTTCACCAGAATGCCGGGAATTTCTGTACATGGGTACGCCGCCGCGAGGACTTGAACACCCGTCACTAAAGAAGATCTGTCAGCGCTACAATGGCAAGGCACGTTATGTTACCCTCTACGATGTTGTGGATCACATCCCAATTTATTCTGCGTACACTTTCAAGCGCTCTGATGGCTCAAAGAAGGTCGATATCCCCTGGATGTATGAACCGCAG CTTTCCTCAGTGTCTGACCCTGGGGACATGCAGCCTTTTCCTCAGGACCACTTACATCGTAGTTTTGAGGATGCCCAGGCTATTTTGGAGGACTACTCTGACACCGTGTACTTCGAGCGAGGCCACTTGAACCCCGATGAGCATCAGGCTAACCCTGACGACAAAGCCGCTACGTACACCCTCACGAACGTGGTCCCCCAGATACGAGAGTTCAATATCGGGTCTTGGAAACAACACGAGCACACAATCCGCCGTCGCCTTAACAACTACTGCCGCGGAACGGCTTACATCGTCACTGGTGTCACCACTTCTGGAGGCATGATCCGCAGACATAACATCAAACGCGTAGCTATTCCCACGTATCTGTGGTCTGCTTACTGTTGCGTAGATTTCGATCATAACGCGCCCCCTGGGGAACGTAGTAGATTTCCGGCCTTTGCTTCTTATGGGCTTAATGCTAAAGAGAGGTCAGATGTGATAGAGATGTCAGTACAGGATCTTGAAGACTTCCTAAAGAAAGTCACTTACGTTGACAAGTCCTTCCAGATATTCTATCAAAACTGTGAGCCAAATGACTCCGTTATGGTCGGTCTTAAATAA